The DNA region tctttctctccccctctctgtcttcccctcctctctccgtttctctctgtcctagccaacaacgacgacaacaacaataataactacaacaataaaacaacaagggcaacaaaagggaataaataaataaataaaataaaatattaaaaaaataaaaaaaaaaaagaaaaaaattaagataggaagagagagaaagaaccagacatcactgggtccatgtgctgccggggattgaactcgggaccgcatgcttgagagtccagtgctttagccactgcgctaTGTCCAGGGCCACTCTCCATTGGTGTCGACCCAAAAGActgcaatgtaaaaaaaaaatatagacGGATGTGTATGTATCTAGCCGCGCACCTAGGGGCTCCGCTCGTCACGCTGCCACCCCCTGGACACACCCCCCTGTCACTCaccctggccccgcccccgcgGTGGAAGGGCCCCGCCCCCGCCTCCTTGGGTTGCCACGGCGACGTTGGTCTCCGAGGGGCGGAGCCGGAGCGGCCCGCGGGCCAAGGAAGCTCCCTTTGGATTGGTGGGTACTCAGGCCCCGCCCCCTCGGCCCGTTCCCCGCTCTGATTGG from Erinaceus europaeus chromosome 23, mEriEur2.1, whole genome shotgun sequence includes:
- the LOC132535653 gene encoding actin nucleation-promoting factor WAS-like isoform X1 yields the protein MAASHGGGGGGGGGSLCATPDRLPVPPSRCSRPPRETKLRPAPPGPAGQSARGTVTFPRLRAPQVGGRRDRRATEPTNQSGERAEGAGPEYPPIQRELPWPAGRSGSAPRRPTSPWQPKEAGAGPFHRGGGARSFGSTPMESGPGHSAVAKALDSQACGPEFNPRQHMDPVMSGSFSLFLS